One Candidatus Peregrinibacteria bacterium DNA segment encodes these proteins:
- the dnaE gene encoding DNA polymerase III subunit alpha: MSFVHLHNHTHYSILTGLAKPKDYVKLAKEQGSPAVALTDSGVFYGALEFYKAAKAEGIKPILGVEAYVAPLGRHLKTPENRYSSLVLLARNNEGYQNLLKLCSVAALEGFYYKPRIDEEVLEKYSSGLIALTGSLGGLIPKLILENQMDVAREKIKKYQEIFGKEFFYLELQHHPEIANWSIVNSKLIELSKETGAPLVAANDCHYLKPEDAEAHDVLICIQNQKTVKDEHRFRYNGNFSMRSPEDMKESFRFCPEAYENTLKIAEMCTVDIKFGEHLIPYFDTGSETPEAYLRQLCEKGFKERYGDSPPEGALERLDFELETIHKMGFDAYFLIVHDFIRYAKENGIVVGPGRGSAAGSIISYCLKITELDPLQYKLLFERFLNPERISMPDIDVDFDDLRRDEVLKYVTEKYGEDHVAQIITFGTLAPKAAIRDAGRALGFSYSEVDRVAKMVPPAILGKYAPLEESLTDDPELSKLYKEDEHAKEILDTAVKLEGTIRQVGTHACAVIISRDPLDLYTPLQKATGDGEGIVTQYSMKPCEELGLLKMDFLGLSNLTILQTTLGVLKRTRPELTVDLAGLPMDDKKAYELLQRGETTGVFQMESAGMKRYLRELKPTEFTDIIAMVSLYRPGPMQFISSYIDGKHGKKKVTYLHESLEAVLKETYGIAIYQEQILEIAKVFAGFSLGEADLLRRAIGKKIASELVAQREKFIQGAVAQGREAKLASKIFDEVVEPFAGYGFNKSHAACYAYIAYQTAYLKAHYPAEFMAALLTSDADNTDRIVIEIEECRNMGIEVLPPSVNESRAHFTVIDDKTIRFGLMAIKGMGDGPVYEIIRVREEGGPFSSLEDLARRVPAKILNKKTIECLAYSGAMDELGERAQLASNYDEINTYAKNIQASSAEGQTDIFGMMDDSSIEPLHMREVPPADSAQRFRWEKDFVGLYVSGHPLQGMKRYFQSKGKLIGSLTEKEVDKKIQLTGFVTQVRKIMTKAGKYMAMGEIEDPTARVPFVLFPRAYDAFGQELAEERVYTMEGRLDKRGEDFQFILDSLKTLSLENMIKSAKEKQVFDAEDRIIGVPPLRSENAVEESEVSEVTEGLENAAPVEIRNEPFIVSLNEGSSPELLKKLKTLLEENKGETVVEIHIPNGQTLKRIKVPFGVDVHPLLQEEVKKILQ; this comes from the coding sequence AAGGCATTAAGCCTATTTTAGGAGTGGAAGCGTATGTGGCTCCTTTGGGACGTCACCTTAAAACCCCTGAAAATCGCTATTCTTCTTTGGTGCTTTTGGCTAGGAACAACGAAGGTTATCAAAACCTGCTTAAATTGTGCAGTGTGGCTGCTTTGGAGGGATTTTATTATAAACCTCGTATTGATGAAGAGGTTTTGGAGAAATACAGCTCAGGGTTGATTGCTTTGACGGGAAGTTTGGGGGGATTGATCCCTAAACTCATTCTTGAGAATCAAATGGATGTGGCTCGAGAAAAGATTAAAAAATACCAGGAAATTTTTGGAAAAGAGTTTTTTTATTTGGAATTGCAGCATCATCCTGAAATAGCCAACTGGAGCATTGTGAACAGCAAATTGATCGAACTCTCGAAGGAAACGGGAGCTCCCTTGGTGGCAGCCAATGATTGCCACTATTTAAAACCTGAAGATGCCGAAGCTCACGATGTGCTCATCTGCATTCAAAATCAAAAGACAGTGAAGGATGAGCATCGCTTCCGTTACAATGGGAATTTTTCGATGCGTTCACCTGAAGACATGAAGGAATCTTTTCGTTTTTGTCCGGAAGCTTATGAAAATACTTTGAAAATCGCGGAAATGTGCACAGTGGACATTAAATTTGGAGAACATTTGATTCCTTATTTCGATACGGGTTCAGAAACCCCGGAAGCTTATTTGAGGCAACTCTGTGAAAAAGGCTTTAAGGAACGTTATGGAGATTCACCCCCGGAAGGGGCTTTGGAGCGTTTGGATTTTGAGTTGGAAACCATTCATAAAATGGGTTTTGATGCTTATTTTTTGATCGTGCACGATTTCATTCGTTACGCCAAAGAAAATGGCATTGTGGTGGGACCCGGTCGTGGATCGGCGGCAGGTTCAATCATTTCTTATTGTTTGAAAATTACGGAACTGGATCCTCTTCAATACAAATTGCTGTTTGAACGATTTTTGAATCCGGAACGCATTTCCATGCCCGATATTGACGTGGATTTCGATGACCTTCGACGCGATGAAGTTTTGAAATATGTTACCGAAAAGTATGGAGAAGATCATGTCGCTCAAATCATCACTTTTGGAACCTTGGCTCCCAAGGCCGCCATTCGAGATGCAGGGCGGGCACTCGGCTTCAGTTATTCTGAGGTGGATCGTGTGGCTAAAATGGTTCCCCCGGCCATTTTAGGCAAATATGCCCCTTTAGAAGAGTCTTTGACCGATGATCCTGAACTTTCCAAACTTTATAAAGAGGATGAACATGCCAAAGAAATTTTGGACACAGCCGTGAAATTGGAGGGCACCATTCGACAGGTTGGGACTCATGCGTGTGCCGTGATTATTTCTCGCGATCCTTTGGACCTTTACACTCCCCTGCAAAAAGCCACGGGCGACGGAGAAGGAATAGTGACTCAGTATTCCATGAAACCTTGTGAAGAATTGGGCCTGCTTAAAATGGATTTTTTGGGGCTCAGCAATCTGACTATTTTGCAAACCACTTTGGGTGTTTTAAAACGAACGAGACCTGAATTGACGGTGGATTTGGCCGGCCTGCCCATGGATGACAAAAAGGCTTACGAGTTGCTTCAACGCGGGGAGACCACCGGAGTGTTTCAAATGGAATCGGCGGGCATGAAGCGCTATTTGCGTGAACTCAAGCCTACTGAATTCACCGATATCATTGCCATGGTTTCGCTGTATCGTCCCGGCCCCATGCAGTTCATTTCGAGCTATATTGACGGCAAACACGGCAAGAAAAAAGTGACGTATTTGCACGAATCTTTAGAGGCTGTGTTGAAAGAAACGTATGGCATTGCTATTTACCAGGAACAGATTTTGGAAATCGCCAAGGTTTTTGCCGGGTTTTCACTGGGTGAAGCTGATCTTTTGCGCCGAGCCATTGGGAAGAAAATTGCTTCTGAACTGGTGGCTCAACGTGAAAAGTTCATTCAAGGAGCTGTGGCGCAAGGGCGTGAAGCCAAACTGGCATCGAAAATTTTCGATGAAGTTGTGGAGCCTTTTGCAGGTTATGGATTCAATAAATCCCACGCTGCGTGTTACGCCTACATTGCCTATCAAACGGCTTATCTTAAGGCTCATTACCCTGCTGAATTCATGGCAGCTTTATTGACTTCTGATGCCGATAACACCGATCGCATCGTGATTGAGATTGAAGAATGTCGCAACATGGGCATTGAAGTTTTGCCCCCGAGCGTCAATGAATCGCGCGCTCACTTCACGGTGATTGATGATAAAACGATTCGTTTTGGGCTGATGGCCATCAAAGGAATGGGCGATGGCCCTGTTTACGAGATCATTCGTGTGCGTGAGGAAGGAGGGCCTTTCAGCTCTTTGGAAGACTTGGCGAGACGAGTTCCGGCAAAAATTTTGAATAAAAAGACCATCGAATGTTTGGCTTATTCGGGAGCTATGGATGAATTGGGCGAACGTGCTCAGCTGGCGTCCAATTATGATGAAATTAACACTTATGCCAAAAATATCCAAGCCTCCAGTGCCGAGGGGCAAACCGACATTTTTGGTATGATGGACGATAGCTCCATTGAGCCCTTGCATATGAGAGAGGTGCCTCCTGCCGACAGTGCTCAACGCTTCCGTTGGGAAAAGGATTTTGTGGGGCTTTATGTGAGCGGCCATCCTTTGCAAGGAATGAAGCGTTATTTCCAAAGCAAAGGCAAACTCATCGGTTCTTTAACTGAAAAAGAGGTGGATAAAAAAATTCAGCTCACCGGTTTTGTGACACAAGTTCGAAAAATCATGACCAAGGCCGGAAAATACATGGCCATGGGGGAAATAGAAGACCCCACGGCGCGAGTCCCGTTTGTGCTGTTCCCTCGGGCTTACGACGCTTTTGGCCAAGAATTGGCTGAGGAACGAGTTTATACCATGGAAGGGCGTTTGGATAAACGAGGGGAAGATTTTCAATTCATTTTGGATTCGTTGAAAACTCTTTCGCTTGAAAACATGATCAAATCGGCGAAAGAAAAACAGGTTTTTGATGCCGAAGATCGCATCATTGGCGTGCCTCCACTTCGTTCTGAAAATGCTGTGGAAGAAAGTGAAGTTTCTGAAGTCACCGAGGGCTTGGAAAATGCCGCACCTGTAGAAATAAGAAATGAACCTTTTATTGTCTCGCTGAATGAAGGCAGTTCGCCTGAGCTTTTGAAAAAACTCAAAACCCTGCTCGAAGAAAATAAGGGTGAAACGGTGGTGGAAATTCACATTCCCAATGGGCAAACGTTAAAACGCATCAAAGTGCCTTTTGGAGTGGATGTGCATCCCTTGCTACAAGAAGAAGTCAAAAAAATCCTCCAATGA